The following are from one region of the Chloroflexota bacterium genome:
- a CDS encoding ABC transporter permease, whose translation MLKYILRRLLLLIPILLGLSVFMIVFVHALPGDPCASILGEHTNTDRLAACRHGLGLDKPLWQQYLDYMAGVLHGDLGTSATNRLPILGTFLTRFPATVELTLAAMTVALGIGIPLGIAAAKRQGSLFDNFATVTSLIGISIPIFFLGLLLAYIFGVWLHWLPTAGRYDLRVYNFDGAGTNFLLWESLVIDHNLGKFADVVRHLILPALALGTIPLAVVARITRSAVIEVLNEDYVRTARAKGLTSRRIDDRHILRNAMLPISTVIGLQTGLLLGGAVLTETIFSWGGIGSWLFEAAVDKDFLVIQSGTLILATLFVLVNLSVDVSYAYLNPRIRYT comes from the coding sequence GTGCTGAAGTACATCCTCCGCCGGCTGCTGCTCCTCATCCCGATCCTGCTCGGGCTGTCCGTGTTCATGATCGTGTTCGTGCACGCCCTGCCCGGTGATCCGTGCGCCTCGATCCTCGGCGAGCACACGAACACGGATCGGCTCGCCGCGTGTCGTCACGGACTCGGCCTCGACAAGCCCCTCTGGCAGCAGTACCTCGACTACATGGCGGGCGTCCTCCACGGCGACCTCGGCACGTCGGCAACGAACCGCCTGCCGATCCTCGGCACGTTCCTCACGCGGTTCCCGGCGACCGTCGAACTGACCCTCGCCGCGATGACCGTCGCGCTCGGGATCGGGATCCCGCTCGGCATCGCCGCCGCGAAGCGGCAGGGATCCCTGTTCGACAACTTCGCGACCGTCACCTCGCTCATCGGGATCAGCATCCCGATCTTCTTCCTCGGCCTGCTCCTCGCGTACATCTTCGGGGTCTGGCTCCACTGGCTCCCCACAGCGGGCCGCTACGACCTGCGGGTCTACAACTTCGACGGCGCCGGGACGAACTTCCTCCTCTGGGAGTCGCTCGTCATCGATCACAACCTCGGCAAGTTCGCCGACGTCGTGCGGCACCTCATCCTGCCCGCCCTTGCCCTCGGCACGATCCCGCTCGCGGTCGTCGCGCGGATCACCCGCTCGGCGGTCATCGAGGTCCTCAACGAGGACTACGTCCGGACGGCGCGTGCGAAGGGCCTGACGAGCCGCCGCATCGACGACCGCCACATCCTCCGCAACGCGATGCTCCCGATCTCGACCGTCATCGGCCTCCAGACGGGGCTGCTCCTCGGCGGCGCCGTCCTCACCGAGACGATCTTCTCGTGGGGCGGCATCGGATCGTGGCTGTTCGAGGCCGCTGTCGACAAGGACTTCCTCGTCATCCAGAGCGGGACGCTCATCCTCGCGACGCTGTTCGTCCTCGTGAATCTCAGCGTCGACGTGAGCTATGCCTACCTCAATCCGCGGATCCGCTACACCTGA
- a CDS encoding ABC transporter permease, with translation MAEIALPSAAEPAVRGTSLWRDAAHRLLRNRAALVGIGLIGLFVVVAVAAPLLAPYSPTDGSIVNRFKPPSLSHLLGTDLQGRDILSRIIWGARSSLWVAVLSVASGLSIGVVYGSISGFVGGWLDFWLMRVVDIVLALPGLLLTITIVLFLGPGLNTIAFAIAVENIPIFARILRSSILGLKESDYVLAARAIGVPRRRILLAHILPNALTPVIVAATLALATAIVDAAGLGFLGFGPQDPATPEWGTMLTDTYRYLTSGAAFTALFPGIAIILSVLGFNLLGDGLREALDPRLRR, from the coding sequence ATGGCCGAGATCGCGCTGCCGTCCGCCGCCGAGCCGGCCGTCCGCGGGACGAGCCTCTGGCGCGATGCCGCCCACCGGCTCCTCCGCAATCGGGCCGCGCTCGTCGGCATCGGCCTCATCGGGTTGTTCGTCGTGGTGGCCGTGGCGGCGCCGCTCCTCGCCCCGTACAGCCCGACGGACGGCTCGATCGTGAACCGCTTCAAGCCGCCGAGCCTCAGCCACCTCCTCGGCACGGACCTCCAGGGTCGCGACATCCTCAGCCGGATCATCTGGGGCGCCCGCTCGTCCCTGTGGGTCGCGGTCCTCTCCGTCGCCTCGGGCCTGTCCATCGGCGTGGTCTATGGCTCGATCAGCGGCTTTGTCGGCGGCTGGCTGGACTTCTGGCTCATGCGCGTCGTCGATATCGTCCTCGCCCTGCCAGGCCTGCTCCTCACGATCACGATCGTGCTCTTCCTCGGCCCGGGCCTCAACACGATCGCCTTCGCGATCGCGGTGGAGAACATCCCGATCTTCGCCCGGATCCTCCGCTCGAGCATCCTCGGCCTCAAGGAGAGCGACTACGTCCTCGCGGCACGGGCGATCGGGGTGCCGCGCCGGCGGATCCTCCTCGCCCACATCCTCCCGAACGCCCTCACCCCGGTCATCGTGGCGGCGACCCTTGCCCTCGCCACGGCGATCGTGGACGCGGCCGGCCTCGGCTTCCTCGGCTTCGGCCCGCAGGACCCGGCGACGCCGGAATGGGGGACGATGCTCACCGACACGTATCGCTACCTCACCTCCGGGGCGGCGTTCACCGCCCTGTTCCCGGGCATCGCGATCATCCTGTCGGTCCTCGGCTTCAACCTCCTCGGCGACGGACTCCGCGAGGCCCTCGACCCGAGGCTCCGCCGATGA
- a CDS encoding carbon-nitrogen hydrolase: MQPLRIALAQIAPRLGDLEANLDRHRSILETARSEGAGLVVFPELGLTGYLLQDLAAEVAMRRDDPRLIALAAAADGLSAIVSFVEESADHRLYIAVALLEEGEVRHVHRKLFLPTYGLFDERRFFAAGDAIRAVPSRLGVQLGLSVCEDFWHLGVPNVLALDGAQILVNVSSSPGRDLAATNAVGLGTAASWQTIMRTYAQLTTSLVVFCNRVGVDESISFWGGSEVVAPSGRPIFSAPLWDEGLFTVDVDLADLRRERIALPILRDERPELMARELERIVAMRADLRTADDTDGGPVSQARRPAVAGGKRR; the protein is encoded by the coding sequence GTGCAACCACTTCGCATCGCACTCGCCCAGATCGCTCCGCGCCTCGGCGACCTGGAGGCGAATCTCGATCGGCACCGCTCGATCCTCGAGACGGCGCGGTCCGAGGGGGCCGGACTGGTCGTCTTTCCCGAGCTCGGCCTCACGGGATACCTCCTCCAGGACCTTGCCGCGGAGGTGGCGATGCGGCGCGACGATCCGCGCCTCATCGCGCTCGCGGCCGCAGCCGACGGACTCTCCGCGATCGTCTCGTTCGTCGAGGAATCGGCGGACCACCGGCTCTACATCGCCGTGGCCCTCCTCGAGGAGGGCGAGGTCCGGCACGTCCACCGGAAGCTCTTCCTCCCGACCTACGGCCTCTTCGACGAACGGCGATTCTTCGCCGCCGGCGACGCGATCCGTGCCGTGCCGTCGCGACTCGGCGTCCAGCTTGGGCTCTCCGTCTGCGAGGACTTCTGGCATCTCGGGGTCCCGAACGTGCTCGCCCTCGATGGTGCCCAGATCCTCGTCAACGTCTCGTCGTCGCCCGGTCGCGACCTCGCGGCCACGAACGCGGTCGGCCTCGGAACGGCCGCCTCGTGGCAGACGATCATGCGGACGTACGCCCAGCTGACGACGAGCCTCGTGGTCTTCTGCAACCGCGTCGGGGTGGACGAGTCGATCAGCTTCTGGGGCGGCTCGGAGGTCGTCGCGCCGTCCGGTCGGCCCATCTTCAGTGCCCCGCTGTGGGACGAGGGGCTGTTCACGGTGGACGTCGACCTCGCGGACCTCCGGCGCGAGCGGATCGCGCTGCCGATCCTCCGCGACGAGCGCCCGGAACTCATGGCGCGCGAGCTCGAACGGATCGTCGCGATGCGGGCGGATCTCCGCACCGCCGACGACACGGACGGTGGTCCGGTGAGCCAGGCTCGCCGGCCGGCTGTCGCGGGCGGGAAGCGGCGATGA
- a CDS encoding NAD+ synthase produces MNGSSATGRASSVAARAPRFELPAELAIDAAVARRVIVAFIRGQLEQAGFERAVLGLSGGIDSALVAHLTAEAIGPARLLAVLMPYRTSAATSAADALDVVRGLDCASEIVDISPMVDGYLAARPDAGPLRRGNFMARQRMAVLYDRSAVWGGLVVGTGNKTETLIGYTTLFGDSACAFNPIGDLYKSQVRQLAAAMGVPDAIIGKAPSADLWPGQTDEAEAEFSYPELDRLLFWMIDRRRDRDELAAMGFDPAFIERVERMVAVSEFKRQVPPVAKLGPRTAGVDYLYPRRRPGSARA; encoded by the coding sequence ATGAACGGATCCTCGGCGACGGGTCGGGCGTCCTCCGTCGCGGCCCGGGCGCCACGCTTCGAGCTGCCGGCGGAGCTCGCGATCGATGCGGCGGTCGCCCGGCGGGTCATCGTCGCCTTCATCCGGGGTCAGCTCGAGCAGGCGGGCTTCGAGCGGGCGGTCCTCGGCCTGTCCGGGGGGATCGATTCGGCGCTCGTCGCCCACCTGACCGCCGAGGCGATCGGGCCGGCGCGCCTCCTGGCGGTCCTCATGCCGTACCGGACATCGGCGGCCACCTCCGCCGCGGACGCCCTGGACGTCGTTCGCGGACTCGACTGCGCGAGCGAGATCGTCGACATCAGCCCGATGGTCGACGGCTATCTCGCCGCTCGCCCGGACGCGGGTCCGCTCCGCCGCGGGAACTTCATGGCCCGCCAGCGGATGGCCGTCCTCTACGACCGCTCGGCGGTATGGGGCGGGCTCGTCGTCGGGACTGGCAACAAGACCGAGACGCTCATCGGCTACACGACGCTCTTCGGCGACTCGGCCTGCGCGTTCAACCCGATCGGAGACCTGTACAAGAGCCAGGTCCGCCAGCTCGCCGCCGCGATGGGGGTCCCCGACGCCATCATCGGCAAGGCCCCCTCGGCGGACCTCTGGCCGGGCCAGACGGACGAGGCAGAGGCGGAATTCAGCTATCCCGAGCTCGATCGACTCCTGTTCTGGATGATCGATCGCCGGCGGGACCGCGACGAGCTCGCGGCGATGGGCTTCGATCCCGCGTTCATCGAGCGCGTCGAGCGGATGGTAGCGGTGTCCGAGTTCAAGCGGCAGGTGCCGCCGGTCGCCAAGCTTGGGCCACGGACGGCGGGCGTGGACTATCTCTATCCGCGACGGCGGCCGGGTTCGGCGCGCGCTTGA
- a CDS encoding ABC transporter ATP-binding protein → MDGSREALLSVRDLRVEFSSSSGRVRAVNGVSFDLEPHEMLGIVGESGCGKSVTSLAILRLLPKPAGRIVGGSVEFEGRDLVDLSENDIRDLRGRDVAMIFQDPMTSLNPVITIGEQLVEVILAHRSMKRADAERRAVEMLELVGIPNARPRLRSFPHQFSGGMRQRVMIAMALALGPKLLIADEPTTALDVTIQAQILDLIRKVAAETGTAVMLITHDLGVVAGMTQRIQVMYAGRIVETATTGELFAHPRHPYTVGLLRSIPRLDDDGATRELISIEGLPPDLTRLPPGCPFAPRCAWAIERCGTDDPALTPVVPGERVVVSGPEATHRVACWNPATDEEAREGAPASGRISAAAAAVAERARRAGLGDTR, encoded by the coding sequence ATGGATGGGTCGCGCGAGGCCCTCCTGTCCGTCCGCGACCTGCGGGTCGAGTTCTCGTCCTCATCGGGCCGGGTCCGCGCGGTGAACGGCGTGAGCTTCGACCTCGAGCCGCACGAGATGCTCGGGATCGTCGGGGAATCGGGCTGCGGCAAGAGCGTCACCTCGCTCGCCATCCTCCGCCTGCTCCCCAAGCCGGCCGGGCGGATCGTCGGCGGGTCCGTCGAGTTCGAAGGGCGCGACCTCGTTGACCTGTCGGAGAACGACATCCGCGATCTTCGCGGTCGTGACGTGGCGATGATCTTCCAGGACCCGATGACCTCGCTCAACCCGGTCATCACGATCGGGGAACAGCTCGTCGAGGTGATCCTCGCTCATCGGTCCATGAAACGCGCCGATGCGGAGCGCCGGGCGGTGGAGATGCTCGAGCTCGTCGGAATCCCGAATGCCCGACCCCGTCTGCGGAGCTTCCCCCACCAGTTCAGCGGCGGCATGCGCCAGCGGGTGATGATCGCGATGGCCCTCGCCCTCGGACCCAAGCTCCTCATCGCGGACGAGCCCACGACGGCCCTCGACGTGACGATCCAGGCCCAGATCCTCGATCTCATCCGGAAGGTCGCCGCCGAGACGGGAACGGCCGTCATGCTCATCACCCATGACCTCGGCGTCGTCGCCGGAATGACCCAGCGGATCCAGGTGATGTACGCGGGACGGATCGTCGAGACGGCGACGACCGGCGAGCTCTTCGCCCATCCGCGACACCCGTACACGGTCGGCCTCCTCCGATCCATCCCGCGGCTCGACGACGACGGCGCGACCCGCGAGCTCATCTCGATCGAGGGGCTGCCGCCCGATCTCACGAGATTGCCGCCTGGGTGCCCGTTCGCGCCGCGCTGCGCGTGGGCGATCGAACGCTGTGGGACGGACGACCCGGCACTCACCCCGGTCGTTCCCGGCGAGCGGGTCGTCGTGTCCGGTCCCGAGGCGACCCACCGAGTCGCCTGCTGGAACCCGGCCACCGACGAGGAGGCCCGGGAGGGCGCGCCGGCGAGCGGCAGGATCTCCGCCGCGGCCGCCGCAGTGGCCGAGCGCGCTCGACGCGCCGGTCTCGGCGACACCCGATGA
- a CDS encoding single-stranded DNA-binding protein has protein sequence MNKVLLTGRLTRDPELRSLASGKTVTQFNVATNEYRTNGQEKSEFHSIVTWDRLAEICGTYLGKGQQVALEGRLQTRSWDDERGARHWKTEVVATHVEMLSGRRKKDYEAEASAEALAAQASSLGVEASEPIAEAPGPAAEAA, from the coding sequence GTGAACAAGGTCCTCCTCACCGGTCGCCTCACGCGCGACCCCGAACTGCGGAGTCTTGCCAGCGGCAAGACCGTCACCCAGTTCAACGTCGCGACGAACGAGTACCGGACCAACGGCCAGGAGAAGTCGGAGTTCCACAGCATCGTCACCTGGGATCGGCTCGCCGAGATCTGCGGCACCTATCTCGGGAAGGGCCAGCAGGTCGCCCTCGAGGGCCGCCTCCAGACCCGTTCCTGGGACGACGAGCGCGGTGCCCGGCACTGGAAGACGGAGGTCGTCGCGACGCACGTCGAGATGCTCTCCGGTCGCCGCAAGAAGGACTACGAGGCGGAGGCCTCGGCCGAGGCGCTGGCGGCGCAGGCGAGCTCTCTCGGCGTCGAGGCGTCCGAACCGATCGCCGAAGCGCCGGGGCCGGCCGCCGAGGCAGCCTGA
- a CDS encoding dipeptide ABC transporter ATP-binding protein encodes MPQAVEDPDRPPADPTVTGSDAASGAAAASKADAGHPLLSVTDLRMWFPVTEGLIFERHVGDVRAVDDVTFDVRRGETLGLVGESGCGKSTTGRTVLRLYRPTAGRIEFDGQDITRLEGEALRRIRRRMQMIFQDPYASLNPRQTVGGIVGEPLLVHGMGSSAERREKIADLLDVVGLNPEFLNRYPHEFSGGQRQRIGVARALALNPELIVADEPISALDVSIQAQIINLLVRLQDRFGLTYLFIAHDLSVVRHVSDRIAVMYLGRIVEIASSRELYERPLHPYAVALLSAVPIPDPVVESRRRRIILSGDVPSPLSPPSGCRFHTRCWLRERLGNPERCVAEDPALRPLATGHSVACHFAEQVDDSPEQLQVTGRPVARGRADGAAVDPAPDGEGTAGASPAAG; translated from the coding sequence ATGCCCCAGGCCGTCGAGGACCCGGACCGGCCGCCGGCCGACCCGACGGTGACGGGGTCCGACGCAGCCTCCGGCGCCGCAGCGGCATCGAAGGCGGATGCGGGCCACCCGCTCCTCTCGGTCACCGATCTCCGGATGTGGTTCCCGGTCACCGAGGGGCTGATCTTCGAACGTCATGTCGGCGACGTGCGGGCGGTGGACGACGTGACCTTCGATGTGCGGCGGGGCGAGACCCTCGGCCTCGTCGGCGAGTCCGGCTGCGGCAAGTCGACGACCGGCCGGACGGTCCTCCGCCTCTACCGGCCGACGGCCGGCCGGATCGAGTTCGACGGGCAGGACATCACGCGCCTCGAGGGAGAGGCGCTTCGCCGCATCCGCCGCCGGATGCAGATGATCTTCCAGGATCCGTATGCGAGCCTCAACCCGCGCCAGACCGTGGGCGGCATCGTCGGCGAACCGCTCCTCGTCCACGGCATGGGATCGTCGGCCGAACGGCGCGAGAAGATCGCGGACCTGCTCGACGTGGTGGGGCTCAACCCGGAGTTCCTCAACCGCTATCCGCACGAGTTCAGTGGCGGCCAGCGGCAGCGGATCGGCGTCGCCCGCGCGCTCGCCCTCAATCCGGAGCTCATCGTCGCCGACGAGCCGATCAGCGCCCTCGACGTGAGCATCCAGGCCCAGATCATCAATCTCCTCGTGCGGCTCCAGGACCGCTTCGGCCTCACCTACCTCTTCATCGCCCACGATCTCTCGGTCGTCCGCCACGTGAGCGACCGCATCGCCGTCATGTATCTCGGGCGGATCGTCGAGATCGCCTCTTCGCGGGAGCTGTACGAGCGGCCGCTCCATCCATATGCCGTCGCCCTCCTCTCGGCGGTGCCGATCCCGGACCCGGTCGTCGAGTCGCGGCGGCGGCGGATCATCCTCAGCGGCGACGTGCCGAGTCCGCTCTCACCACCCTCCGGCTGTCGATTCCACACGCGCTGCTGGCTGCGCGAGCGGCTCGGGAACCCGGAGCGATGCGTGGCGGAGGACCCGGCGCTCCGCCCGCTCGCGACGGGTCACAGCGTCGCCTGCCACTTCGCCGAGCAGGTGGACGACTCGCCGGAGCAGCTCCAGGTCACCGGCCGGCCGGTCGCTCGCGGCCGGGCCGACGGCGCAGCGGTGGACCCGGCGCCGGACGGGGAGGGGACCGCGGGAGCGTCGCCGGCCGCGGGGTAG
- the rsmI gene encoding 16S rRNA (cytidine(1402)-2'-O)-methyltransferase → MTGSVGGRLYLVATPIGNLGDVTHRALEVLAAVPLIAAEDTRVSRRLLDRYAIATRLTSYHARSTPGRTMVLLEHLRGGADLALVTDAGTPGVSDPGERLARAWVEEGGLVVPIPGPSAVVAAIVASAIAGPRWAFEGFLPRHGRERRARLAAIAADERATAVFEAPGRIAATLADLAATCGPDRPAAVCRELTKLHEEIRRASLGELAAAAAAGTLTLRGEFVIVVGAAAAPTAVTDPSAAVGAGTGHDPAGPPTALAAAREEVGRLVDAGIARGEAARRAAAAHGVPRRRLYDAPDRVDRGAGGPPVRETGGSAGGEDGGGREGERPPPSRG, encoded by the coding sequence GTGACGGGATCGGTCGGCGGTCGGCTCTACCTCGTCGCGACACCGATCGGCAATCTCGGCGACGTCACCCACCGGGCCCTCGAGGTCCTCGCCGCCGTGCCCCTCATCGCCGCCGAGGACACGCGGGTCAGCCGGCGGCTGCTCGACCGGTACGCGATCGCCACCCGCCTCACGAGCTACCACGCCCGCAGCACCCCGGGACGGACGATGGTGCTGCTCGAGCACCTGCGGGGCGGCGCGGATCTCGCCCTCGTGACGGATGCCGGGACGCCAGGCGTCTCGGATCCGGGAGAGCGTCTCGCCCGTGCGTGGGTCGAGGAGGGCGGACTCGTCGTCCCGATCCCCGGCCCGTCCGCGGTCGTCGCCGCGATCGTCGCGAGCGCCATCGCCGGGCCGCGCTGGGCATTCGAGGGGTTCCTGCCACGGCACGGCCGGGAGCGACGGGCGCGCCTGGCGGCGATCGCCGCCGACGAGCGGGCGACCGCCGTCTTCGAGGCACCCGGCCGGATCGCGGCAACGCTCGCCGACCTCGCCGCGACCTGCGGTCCGGACCGGCCCGCGGCCGTCTGCCGCGAGCTGACGAAACTCCACGAGGAGATCCGGCGCGCTTCGCTCGGCGAGCTCGCCGCCGCGGCCGCGGCCGGCACGCTGACGCTCCGCGGCGAATTCGTCATCGTCGTCGGCGCCGCGGCCGCTCCGACGGCGGTAACCGACCCGTCGGCGGCGGTCGGGGCGGGGACCGGACACGATCCGGCCGGGCCCCCTACGGCACTGGCGGCGGCTCGCGAAGAGGTTGGCCGGCTCGTCGACGCGGGCATCGCCCGAGGCGAGGCGGCTCGGCGCGCCGCCGCCGCCCACGGCGTCCCGCGGCGTCGCCTCTACGACGCGCCGGATCGGGTCGATCGCGGAGCCGGCGGCCCGCCCGTGCGTGAGACAGGTGGGAGCGCGGGTGGAGAGGACGGCGGCGGGCGAGAGGGGGAGCGCCCGCCGCCGTCGAGGGGATGA
- a CDS encoding diguanylate cyclase, giving the protein MIRSLTGVGLTVATVVLGLLSFAPGVFGPAGDAWMRGGLARLTAVVFALALAAAVSWYFVRLRLDPLVRTAERLAAGDLDAPVVIHGRGVERRLAVALAALSAALTETHTAATVDRLTGVWNRQALLAALFSEVERSSRYNRPLSVAFVDIDHFKQVNDTYGHHAGDVVLRGVAETIRSNLRSSDVLGRYGGEEFMVLLAETAIDDATALAEKIRGLVQRERFDVDGNTGLSVTVSIGLAGGQGRQLRVDDLVRDADAAMYSAKGLGRNQTYVFAEPDDDARVPRASISQSGRSRAQEVGRSARDATQSALAAFIDPLPHYRGQPSALIATIVVELARHLDLPDAEVDRIRVAALLHDVGKLAVPEEILEKPGALTAAEWRTVVQHPRIGQVILEHATALRDAVPIILHHHERFSGHGYPYGLRGNDIPLGARIVAIADAYDAMTHDRPYKRAIGHVAALRELRQHAGTQFDPELVQLFCDLYADSAPVADATVGLITGSERTHEPATVSVGTSSLPRRGHRATDPATTLHPGPTIATG; this is encoded by the coding sequence GTGATCCGTTCCCTGACGGGCGTCGGCCTGACCGTCGCGACGGTCGTGCTCGGGCTCCTCTCCTTCGCTCCCGGTGTATTCGGGCCGGCCGGCGATGCGTGGATGCGCGGCGGGCTCGCGCGACTGACCGCGGTCGTCTTCGCCCTGGCCCTGGCAGCCGCCGTATCGTGGTACTTCGTCCGGCTCCGCCTCGACCCGCTCGTTCGCACCGCCGAACGGCTCGCCGCCGGCGATCTCGATGCTCCCGTCGTGATCCACGGTCGGGGCGTCGAACGCCGCCTCGCGGTCGCCCTCGCCGCGTTGTCGGCGGCGCTCACGGAGACGCACACCGCGGCGACGGTCGATCGCCTGACCGGAGTCTGGAACCGTCAGGCGCTCCTCGCCGCCCTCTTCTCCGAGGTCGAGCGTTCGAGTCGCTACAACCGGCCATTGTCCGTCGCCTTCGTCGACATCGATCATTTCAAGCAGGTGAACGACACGTACGGCCACCACGCCGGCGACGTCGTCCTGCGGGGGGTCGCCGAGACCATCCGCTCGAACCTCCGGAGCAGCGACGTCCTCGGACGCTACGGCGGCGAGGAGTTCATGGTCCTGCTCGCGGAAACCGCCATCGACGACGCGACGGCTCTCGCCGAGAAGATCCGCGGCCTCGTCCAGCGTGAGCGGTTCGATGTCGACGGCAACACGGGCCTCTCGGTCACCGTCTCGATCGGGCTCGCCGGCGGCCAGGGCCGCCAGCTCCGAGTCGACGACCTCGTCCGCGACGCCGACGCGGCGATGTACTCGGCGAAGGGCCTCGGTCGAAACCAGACGTACGTGTTCGCCGAGCCGGACGATGACGCCCGGGTCCCGCGTGCCTCGATCTCGCAGAGCGGCCGCTCGCGCGCCCAGGAGGTCGGCCGTTCGGCGCGGGATGCGACCCAGTCCGCGCTCGCGGCGTTCATCGACCCGCTCCCCCACTACCGCGGTCAACCGTCCGCCCTCATCGCGACGATCGTCGTCGAGCTCGCGAGGCACCTCGACCTGCCGGACGCGGAGGTCGATCGGATCCGGGTCGCCGCCCTCCTCCACGACGTCGGCAAGCTCGCCGTCCCCGAGGAGATCCTCGAGAAGCCGGGGGCCCTCACGGCGGCCGAGTGGCGGACCGTCGTCCAGCATCCGCGCATCGGCCAGGTGATCCTCGAGCACGCGACGGCGCTCCGCGACGCTGTCCCGATCATCCTCCATCACCATGAACGGTTCAGCGGCCACGGGTACCCGTACGGACTGCGCGGCAACGACATCCCGCTCGGGGCGCGGATCGTGGCGATCGCCGACGCCTACGACGCGATGACTCACGATCGGCCGTACAAACGGGCGATCGGCCACGTCGCCGCGCTCCGCGAGCTGCGCCAGCATGCCGGGACCCAGTTCGACCCGGAACTCGTCCAGCTCTTCTGCGACCTCTACGCAGACAGCGCGCCGGTGGCCGACGCGACGGTCGGCCTGATCACCGGCAGCGAGCGAACCCACGAGCCGGCGACCGTGTCCGTCGGCACGAGCTCATTGCCGCGTCGAGGCCACCGAGCGACGGATCCCGCCACCACCCTCCATCCGGGGCCCACCATCGCCACCGGCTGA
- a CDS encoding adenylosuccinate synthase, which yields MPATVIVGLQWGDEGKGKTTDFLAEQVAMTVRYQGGDNAGHTIVLGDEVFKLHLVPSGVLYPHIACVIGPGVVVNPATLIGELDGLAARGIDVSQVRVSRSAHVIMPYHPALDRLSEARLGGEAVGTTHRGIGPAYADRAARIGLRMEDLLDEGVLRHKLERVLPDKNLLLGTAPDAPRFELEPLVAAAAAWGRRLQPHMADTTRLVQDALRRGEHVLLEGAQGTLLDLDHGSYPFVTSSSPIAGGACTGGGIGPLQVDEVIGVMKAYSTRVGAGPFPTELADATGDGIAERGREVGTTTGRRRRVGWFDAVPLHYAVEVNSVSAIMLNKLDILSGLDAIRLCVAYEIDGERVDAWPTSADVLARARPVYETFPGWPEPLHDVRALADLPEPARRYVAALEEHAGVPIVLVSVGPERTQTIERAWRPMRRSAALFGAGRPVGPVS from the coding sequence ATGCCGGCCACCGTCATCGTCGGCCTCCAGTGGGGCGACGAGGGGAAGGGCAAGACGACCGACTTCCTCGCCGAGCAGGTGGCGATGACCGTCCGCTACCAGGGCGGCGACAACGCCGGTCACACGATCGTGCTCGGTGACGAGGTCTTCAAGCTCCACCTCGTCCCGTCGGGGGTCCTCTACCCGCACATCGCCTGCGTCATCGGGCCCGGCGTCGTCGTGAATCCGGCGACGCTCATCGGCGAGCTCGACGGACTCGCCGCCCGGGGGATCGACGTCTCGCAGGTCCGGGTGAGCCGCAGCGCCCACGTCATCATGCCGTACCATCCGGCGCTCGACCGCCTGTCGGAGGCCCGGCTCGGCGGCGAGGCGGTCGGCACGACGCATCGCGGGATCGGCCCGGCCTATGCCGATCGCGCGGCCCGGATCGGGCTGCGCATGGAGGACCTCCTCGACGAGGGGGTGCTCCGACACAAGCTCGAGCGAGTCCTGCCGGACAAGAACCTGCTCCTCGGGACGGCCCCTGATGCGCCGCGCTTCGAGCTCGAACCCCTCGTCGCGGCGGCCGCCGCCTGGGGCAGGCGCCTGCAGCCGCACATGGCCGACACGACGCGTCTCGTCCAGGACGCGCTCCGCCGCGGCGAACACGTCCTCCTCGAAGGCGCCCAGGGCACGCTCCTCGATCTCGACCACGGGAGCTATCCGTTCGTCACCTCTTCGAGCCCGATCGCCGGCGGGGCGTGCACCGGTGGCGGCATCGGGCCCCTCCAGGTCGACGAGGTCATCGGCGTCATGAAGGCGTACTCGACACGGGTCGGGGCCGGTCCGTTCCCGACGGAGCTGGCAGACGCGACCGGCGACGGCATCGCCGAGCGCGGTCGCGAGGTCGGCACCACGACCGGGCGCCGTCGACGGGTCGGCTGGTTCGACGCGGTGCCGCTCCACTACGCGGTGGAGGTCAACTCGGTGAGCGCGATCATGCTCAACAAGCTCGACATCCTGTCCGGCCTCGACGCGATCCGGCTATGTGTCGCCTATGAGATCGACGGTGAGCGGGTGGACGCCTGGCCGACGTCGGCCGATGTCCTCGCCCGGGCGCGCCCCGTGTACGAGACCTTCCCCGGCTGGCCGGAGCCGCTCCACGACGTCCGTGCGCTCGCCGATCTGCCCGAGCCCGCCCGCCGCTATGTCGCGGCGCTCGAGGAGCACGCCGGCGTGCCGATCGTCCTCGTCTCCGTCGGCCCCGAGCGGACGCAGACGATCGAACGGGCATGGCGACCGATGCGCCGATCCGCCGCGCTGTTTGGCGCCGGCCGGCCTGTCGGGCCGGTGA